One window of the Acaryochloris sp. CCMEE 5410 genome contains the following:
- a CDS encoding type II toxin-antitoxin system HigA family antitoxin — translation MILGTNNAATYESLIQEFIPRPIHNDQQLEAVQMRIDALIDLERELTPDETDYLDLLGTLVWEYEQSLEALPDIYGVELLKVLVEDRGLRQKDLVPIFKAESIISDIFKGRRQLTTRHIQELAAYFSVSPAVFFPLTP, via the coding sequence ATGATTCTTGGAACCAATAATGCCGCTACCTACGAAAGCTTGATACAAGAATTTATACCCCGACCTATTCACAACGACCAACAGCTTGAAGCTGTTCAAATGAGAATTGACGCCCTAATAGATTTAGAACGTGAACTCACCCCCGATGAAACGGACTATCTAGATCTTTTAGGCACCCTCGTCTGGGAATATGAGCAATCTTTAGAAGCGCTTCCCGATATCTACGGGGTGGAGTTACTGAAAGTTCTAGTTGAGGACAGAGGACTCAGACAAAAAGATCTAGTGCCTATCTTTAAAGCTGAATCGATCATCTCAGATATTTTTAAGGGACGTAGACAGCTAACAACAAGACATATACAAGAATTAGCAGCCTATTTTTCCGTGTCTCCCGCAGTATTTTTCCCTCTAACTCCTTAA
- a CDS encoding alpha/beta fold hydrolase, protein MTTQVPISPPLDIKTWIWQGHQIKYTVKGTGQPMVLIHGFGACIGHWRKNIPELAEAGYQVWSLDLLGFGDSDMPAIDYSLEVWQDLFKDFWEEFIQQPAVWVGNSIGGLLVLMMLADHPQMCTSGVLLNSAGSMNIRREEAILPLRVVMGPMRMMMRSKLFGPFFFNQVRGKRAIRNSLSQIYGNKEAITDELVEMLHNPSCREEACHVFLSVLTGPPGPRPTELLPRIKQPLLLLWGEDDPWAALRTAKVYRDLSADPNAEPKVTFEIIAKTGHCPHDERPEIINPMIIKWLKNLQAT, encoded by the coding sequence ATGACCACTCAGGTACCCATCAGTCCACCCCTTGACATCAAAACTTGGATTTGGCAAGGTCATCAGATCAAATACACCGTCAAAGGCACCGGACAGCCGATGGTTTTGATTCATGGCTTTGGTGCTTGTATTGGTCACTGGCGCAAAAATATTCCGGAGCTCGCCGAAGCCGGATATCAGGTCTGGAGCTTAGATCTACTGGGGTTTGGCGACTCTGATATGCCCGCCATCGATTACTCCCTAGAAGTCTGGCAAGACCTATTCAAAGACTTTTGGGAAGAATTTATCCAACAGCCCGCCGTTTGGGTGGGAAACTCCATTGGCGGGTTGTTGGTATTGATGATGTTGGCCGACCATCCCCAAATGTGCACCAGTGGTGTATTGCTCAACTCCGCTGGCAGTATGAATATTCGGCGAGAAGAGGCGATTCTGCCCCTACGAGTTGTAATGGGGCCGATGCGGATGATGATGCGCTCCAAACTGTTCGGGCCATTCTTCTTCAATCAAGTCCGAGGTAAGCGAGCGATTCGCAACTCCCTGTCCCAGATCTATGGCAACAAAGAAGCCATTACGGATGAATTGGTAGAGATGCTGCATAATCCATCCTGTCGAGAAGAAGCCTGCCATGTCTTTCTGTCTGTTTTAACTGGGCCTCCCGGACCTCGTCCAACTGAGTTACTGCCTCGAATTAAGCAACCTCTCCTCTTGCTGTGGGGTGAAGATGATCCTTGGGCTGCCCTGCGCACAGCGAAGGTCTATCGGGATTTGAGTGCCGATCCCAATGCCGAGCCTAAAGTCACCTTTGAAATTATTGCCAAAACTGGCCATTGCCCCCATGACGAGCGTCCAGAAATCATCAATCCGATGATTATTAAGTGGCTAAAGAATCTGCAGGCAACTTAG
- a CDS encoding GH1 family beta-glucosidase, translating to MPFPDRFVWGAAAASYQIEGGAEADGKGLSVWDVMCRQPHKVAGGHTGEVACDHYHRYAEDIQLMADIGLQAYRLSLPWPRILPDGIGQVNEKGLEYCDRIIDTLLEHQIEPWVTLFHWDYPQALFEQGGWLNRDSADWFAEYTQVVVDRLSDRVTHWMPHNEPQCFIGLGHQTGEHAPGLKLSFREVLTAIHHSLLAHGKAVQVIRTQAKRPPQIGTALVGIVSIPATDHPDDIAAARASTLAVSGKHCWNNTWFADPLILGHYPEDGMARFHQIMPNIQPGDLETICQPLDFYGLNIYQGQTVRAESDGRVTTIAHPPGGPRTTMDWPVTPEALYWGPRFIYERYQLPIVITENGMANCDWVHQDGQVHDPQRIDFLARYLQAYSRAIKDGIEARGYFLWSIMDNFEWAFGYDKRFGLIYVDYETQQRTLKDSAYWYKDVIASNGQML from the coding sequence ATGCCATTTCCTGATCGGTTTGTCTGGGGGGCTGCGGCTGCAAGTTATCAAATTGAGGGAGGCGCTGAGGCCGATGGCAAGGGCCTTTCAGTTTGGGATGTGATGTGTCGCCAACCCCATAAAGTGGCTGGGGGGCATACGGGAGAGGTTGCTTGTGATCATTACCATCGCTATGCAGAAGATATTCAGTTGATGGCGGATATCGGTCTGCAGGCTTATCGGCTGTCTTTGCCATGGCCACGCATTTTGCCTGATGGGATTGGGCAGGTGAATGAGAAGGGATTGGAGTATTGCGATCGCATCATTGATACCCTACTCGAACACCAGATCGAACCCTGGGTGACCCTCTTTCACTGGGACTATCCTCAAGCCTTGTTCGAGCAGGGCGGTTGGCTGAATCGGGACAGTGCGGATTGGTTTGCAGAATATACCCAAGTGGTGGTGGATCGGCTGTCGGACCGCGTCACTCACTGGATGCCCCACAATGAACCCCAATGTTTTATTGGCTTGGGGCATCAAACGGGAGAGCATGCCCCTGGGCTCAAACTCAGTTTTAGGGAAGTTTTGACGGCCATTCATCATTCCTTGCTGGCCCATGGGAAAGCCGTTCAGGTGATTCGAACCCAGGCCAAACGTCCGCCCCAAATTGGCACGGCGTTAGTAGGGATTGTCTCCATACCCGCCACCGACCATCCAGACGATATTGCTGCGGCCCGAGCCAGCACCTTGGCCGTCAGCGGTAAGCACTGCTGGAACAATACTTGGTTTGCCGATCCGTTGATCCTGGGGCATTATCCCGAAGATGGCATGGCTCGGTTTCATCAGATTATGCCCAACATTCAACCCGGTGATCTGGAGACGATTTGCCAACCTCTAGATTTCTATGGCCTGAATATTTACCAAGGTCAGACGGTTCGAGCGGAGTCAGATGGCCGTGTAACCACTATCGCTCATCCACCCGGCGGACCCCGAACCACCATGGATTGGCCAGTCACTCCAGAGGCTCTCTATTGGGGACCTCGGTTTATCTATGAGCGGTATCAACTGCCTATTGTGATTACAGAAAATGGCATGGCGAACTGCGACTGGGTTCATCAAGATGGCCAAGTCCATGATCCCCAACGCATCGATTTCCTGGCTCGATACCTGCAAGCCTATAGTCGAGCCATCAAAGATGGTATTGAAGCCCGAGGCTATTTCCTCTGGTCGATTATGGATAACTTCGAGTGGGCCTTTGGCTATGACAAGCGATTTGGCCTGATTTACGTGGACTATGAGACTCAACAACGAACGCTCAAAGACTCTGCGTATTGGTACAAAGATGTGATTGCCAGTAATGGCCAGATGCTCTAA
- a CDS encoding protein kinase domain-containing protein: MVSTCIAPTPTLLNNRYQIVRILEDGPWSIAWLAEDTQLPSRRQCVIRQVKPLTADADIQKQLCDRIQAEIETWQKLGGIHDQIPWLSSFADSTGQVYLMEEWVPGLTLTQTVQAQGALDEATVQQIMTKLLSLVDYLHQNQIVHCTLEPNNIVLRQDDNKPVLQYGGMLNQVIANTFLDNNIRPTPWIATSGFLPHEQVILDQHYYSSNLYSLGLIGIYLLTGQDPYDLFNLNTGSCDWNTQTLDPDSAFAAILNKAIARFPGERFLTARQMMQALAAPGQFVQQSLSVHSTLVEQMGAYLDSCLLSLNPSEPPLNSYSG; this comes from the coding sequence ATGGTTAGCACTTGTATCGCACCAACACCAACTTTACTCAATAATCGCTACCAGATTGTTCGCATCCTTGAGGACGGGCCCTGGAGTATTGCCTGGTTGGCTGAGGATACACAGCTTCCTTCTCGTCGGCAATGCGTTATCCGCCAGGTCAAGCCCCTGACCGCAGATGCAGACATTCAAAAACAGCTTTGCGATCGCATTCAAGCAGAAATCGAAACCTGGCAAAAGCTAGGCGGCATCCATGACCAAATTCCTTGGTTATCCAGTTTTGCCGATAGCACTGGCCAAGTCTATCTCATGGAAGAATGGGTACCAGGCCTCACCCTCACCCAAACCGTGCAAGCACAAGGCGCATTAGACGAAGCGACTGTTCAACAGATCATGACCAAGCTTCTGTCTTTGGTCGATTATCTACACCAAAATCAAATCGTCCACTGTACCTTGGAACCCAACAATATTGTGTTGCGACAAGACGACAACAAGCCTGTCCTGCAGTATGGCGGCATGTTAAATCAGGTCATTGCCAACACATTTCTGGACAATAACATTCGGCCCACCCCTTGGATAGCCACGTCTGGCTTCTTACCCCATGAGCAGGTCATCCTCGACCAGCACTACTACTCCAGCAACCTTTACAGTTTGGGTCTGATTGGCATTTATTTGTTGACCGGGCAAGATCCCTACGATCTGTTTAACCTCAACACCGGGTCCTGTGATTGGAATACCCAAACCTTAGACCCAGATTCAGCCTTTGCCGCCATTTTGAACAAGGCCATTGCTCGATTCCCAGGAGAGCGCTTCCTCACCGCTCGACAAATGATGCAGGCTTTGGCAGCACCCGGGCAATTCGTCCAACAATCTCTCTCGGTTCACTCCACGCTAGTGGAGCAAATGGGAGCCTATTTAGATTCATGCCTCCTGAGTCTAAATCCCTCTGAGCCACCCCTTAATTCCTATTCGGGATAG
- a CDS encoding glycosyltransferase — protein sequence MRAVANYLRSRPTDYRVTCSKYFLVFLTLGFIAYDFTQIVPKIGSLSRTILPALPICSSLLILGALRIFLPQRPPKWIQGLLVVVLFFVQARYLLWRATHTLVLRGLEGVLCIGLFAYELLSILNSWTNNTLILRSPNRSSEADQYSQWVQKTYKPSVDILIPTYNESSKMLERTLIGCKSLKYPKQQKHIWLLDDGQRPDIQALAQKWDCNYLTRPINDHAKAGNLNHALQHVTSDIVVVFDADFVPLNHFLERTIGFFKADDNLSMVVTPQKFYNPDPPQKNLGGQFITDEQTDFYQVIQPARDSVNAVVCSGSSVLYRRQHLDAIGGIPLDTIVEDYATGILMQAQGYKTVYLNELLSVGCAANNINEYLKQRMRWAEGTLRMVISQHNPLRLPGLTFMQRFTYAFGTLYWLEETLKTLSFLAPLFYLFFGFKSIDITLGEASTYTFYNYSLSIIVMSWMRSSVLLLIIYNLLQGFHIFKVVLKIFLYSQISDPFHVTNKQLDGFGIRFNFHSLAHLFVLFGLTLLAMITGLFHHTSDDLYIINLIWAQVNLIFLATALIAGVSADHDRGHPRVFSDEVCQITTPTGQTVMGQFIDISEAGCRFKTNHPTALSLFETVELAVPRTSLRMMAEIRNQQKNGMVYGCMFKEVDAVTLWKIVNFTYCNPQNWKLPRLPTEWDTIRAISSGLYGLYPFRNLKRSCKVKPR from the coding sequence ATGCGAGCCGTAGCCAACTACCTACGATCGCGACCAACAGACTATAGAGTTACTTGTAGTAAATATTTTCTAGTATTCCTTACGTTAGGGTTCATTGCCTACGATTTCACGCAAATTGTCCCCAAGATTGGATCCCTATCTCGCACAATTTTACCCGCTTTACCGATCTGTTCTTCACTATTGATTTTAGGGGCCTTAAGAATTTTTCTACCCCAACGTCCACCCAAATGGATTCAAGGGTTATTAGTTGTTGTATTATTTTTTGTGCAAGCCAGGTACCTTCTATGGCGAGCAACTCATACTCTTGTTTTGAGGGGGCTAGAGGGTGTTTTGTGCATTGGCCTCTTTGCTTATGAGCTGCTCAGCATTCTGAATAGCTGGACGAATAATACTTTAATCTTGCGGTCACCCAACCGCAGTAGCGAAGCCGATCAATATAGTCAGTGGGTGCAAAAAACCTATAAGCCCAGCGTCGATATTTTAATCCCCACTTATAACGAATCTTCCAAAATGTTGGAGCGCACGCTGATTGGTTGTAAATCTCTAAAATATCCTAAACAACAGAAACACATTTGGTTATTGGATGATGGCCAGCGGCCCGATATTCAAGCCCTCGCTCAAAAATGGGACTGCAATTACCTGACTCGGCCGATTAACGACCATGCTAAGGCAGGCAACCTCAATCATGCGTTACAGCATGTCACTAGTGACATTGTGGTTGTTTTTGATGCTGACTTTGTCCCCCTCAATCACTTTTTAGAACGAACCATTGGTTTTTTCAAAGCAGACGATAATTTGTCCATGGTCGTCACCCCCCAAAAGTTCTACAATCCAGACCCACCTCAAAAGAATCTAGGCGGTCAGTTTATTACGGATGAACAAACTGATTTTTACCAAGTGATTCAGCCTGCACGTGATTCTGTCAACGCCGTGGTGTGTTCAGGTAGCTCCGTGCTATATCGACGTCAACATTTAGATGCCATTGGCGGTATTCCTCTGGATACCATTGTTGAGGACTATGCAACAGGCATTTTAATGCAGGCTCAGGGCTATAAAACCGTCTATTTAAACGAACTACTGAGTGTCGGGTGTGCCGCCAACAATATTAATGAATATCTCAAACAACGGATGCGTTGGGCTGAAGGCACCTTAAGGATGGTGATTAGCCAACATAATCCGCTGCGGTTGCCGGGTCTCACCTTTATGCAGCGGTTTACCTATGCTTTCGGCACATTGTATTGGCTAGAAGAGACGCTGAAAACTTTAAGCTTTTTGGCCCCTCTTTTCTACCTGTTCTTTGGGTTCAAAAGCATTGACATCACCTTAGGGGAAGCCAGTACCTATACCTTTTATAACTATTCCCTATCTATTATTGTGATGAGCTGGATGCGAAGCAGTGTCCTGTTATTGATTATCTATAACCTATTGCAAGGGTTCCATATTTTCAAAGTGGTATTGAAAATATTTTTATATTCTCAAATCTCCGATCCCTTCCACGTCACCAATAAACAATTAGATGGTTTTGGTATCAGGTTCAATTTTCATAGTTTGGCGCATCTTTTTGTCCTCTTCGGACTAACGCTCTTAGCGATGATAACTGGCTTATTCCACCACACGAGCGATGACCTGTACATTATCAATCTTATTTGGGCCCAAGTGAATCTGATCTTTTTGGCAACAGCGCTGATTGCTGGCGTCAGTGCCGATCATGATCGGGGCCATCCTCGCGTCTTTTCGGATGAGGTTTGCCAGATCACTACTCCAACCGGACAGACCGTGATGGGACAATTTATAGATATTTCGGAAGCAGGATGTCGCTTTAAGACCAACCACCCGACGGCCCTAAGCCTCTTTGAAACAGTTGAATTAGCCGTTCCCCGGACAAGCTTACGCATGATGGCTGAGATCCGTAACCAACAGAAAAACGGCATGGTGTACGGCTGCATGTTTAAAGAGGTCGATGCAGTCACCCTCTGGAAAATTGTTAACTTTACCTATTGCAATCCCCAGAACTGGAAACTACCTCGACTTCCAACTGAGTGGGATACGATCCGTGCGATCTCATCGGGCTTATATGGCCTTTATCCTTTTCGTAACCTTAAGCGATCCTGTAAAGTCAAGCCACGCTAA
- a CDS encoding response regulator transcription factor translates to MTTVMVVDDSPTMRAMLTDMLQRNGLEVIEAEDGLAAKTMLQDSSYPDLVITDIVMPRMNGYELCRWVKNDLSDRNLPVIMCSTKGEAFDRHWGMKQGGDAYITKPFNPSEMLDLIRKLLKTRAES, encoded by the coding sequence ATGACAACAGTAATGGTAGTTGATGACAGCCCCACCATGCGTGCCATGCTAACGGATATGTTACAGCGCAATGGTTTAGAGGTCATTGAAGCTGAAGATGGTCTAGCAGCTAAAACAATGCTGCAAGACAGTAGCTATCCAGACTTGGTAATCACAGATATCGTGATGCCTCGCATGAACGGCTATGAATTGTGCCGCTGGGTCAAAAATGACCTGTCAGACCGAAACTTACCCGTCATTATGTGCTCTACCAAGGGTGAAGCATTTGATCGACATTGGGGGATGAAGCAAGGGGGAGATGCTTACATCACCAAACCCTTTAACCCCTCAGAAATGCTCGATTTGATTCGTAAGCTGCTCAAGACCCGGGCCGAGTCCTAG
- a CDS encoding CYTH domain-containing protein — protein MGIEIERKFLVAGEAWRFMGQSIPLVQGYLAGSDQATVRVRIAGDTAFLTVKGRVKNLTRQEFEYEIPVADAEAMMDLCQPRVVEKTRYKIPIENLIWEVDEFAGTNQGLVLAEVELTSPEQFVNLPSWIGLEVSDDPRYFNSYLAAHPYSTWPHGSSAHPE, from the coding sequence ATGGGCATTGAGATCGAGCGTAAGTTTCTCGTTGCAGGAGAAGCATGGCGATTCATGGGACAGAGTATCCCTCTTGTTCAAGGATATTTAGCCGGAAGTGATCAGGCCACCGTCAGGGTTCGTATTGCTGGAGACACCGCTTTTCTCACCGTTAAAGGAAGAGTCAAAAACCTAACGAGACAAGAGTTTGAATATGAGATCCCAGTGGCTGATGCTGAAGCCATGATGGATCTCTGCCAGCCAAGAGTTGTTGAAAAAACTCGCTACAAGATTCCGATAGAAAACCTCATTTGGGAGGTTGATGAGTTTGCTGGCACTAATCAAGGATTAGTCCTGGCTGAAGTAGAGCTAACCTCTCCTGAACAGTTTGTGAACTTACCCAGTTGGATCGGCCTAGAAGTATCGGATGATCCACGATATTTCAATTCATACCTAGCTGCCCATCCCTATTCAACTTGGCCTCATGGATCAAGCGCTCATCCAGAATAA
- a CDS encoding prohibitin family protein: MKDWNPANLGIIIALLVLLGLSSVVIINPGQAGVLSILGKARDGALLEGIHVKAPFISRVDVYDLTVQKFEVPAQSSTKDLQDLTARFAINFRLDATEVVEVRRKQGSLQNIVSKIIAPQTQESFKIAASRRTVEEAITQREVLKSDFDDALSKRLEKYGIIVLDTSVVDLDFSPEFAQAVEEKQIAEQRAQRAVYVAREAEQEALAEVNRAKGKAEAQRLLAETLKDQGGKLVLEKEAIEAWRQGGSQMPRVLISGSGKDGGQMPFLLNLNGDSKG; the protein is encoded by the coding sequence ATGAAGGATTGGAATCCAGCAAATCTCGGAATTATCATTGCGTTGTTGGTTCTGTTGGGCCTCAGTTCTGTTGTGATTATCAATCCCGGTCAAGCTGGCGTGCTCAGTATTTTGGGAAAAGCACGGGATGGAGCGCTCTTGGAAGGGATCCATGTCAAAGCTCCCTTTATTTCCAGAGTTGATGTTTATGATTTAACGGTTCAAAAATTTGAAGTTCCCGCCCAGAGTTCGACTAAAGACCTACAAGACCTTACCGCCCGCTTTGCCATTAACTTCCGACTCGATGCAACGGAAGTGGTAGAAGTCAGACGGAAGCAGGGGTCGCTCCAAAATATTGTTTCTAAAATCATTGCACCCCAGACTCAGGAGTCTTTTAAGATTGCTGCCTCTCGTCGCACCGTCGAAGAAGCGATTACCCAACGGGAAGTCCTGAAATCTGATTTTGATGACGCTTTGAGTAAGCGACTGGAAAAATACGGCATTATCGTTTTGGATACTAGCGTTGTAGATCTAGACTTTTCCCCAGAATTTGCTCAGGCCGTTGAAGAGAAACAAATTGCTGAGCAACGCGCACAGCGAGCGGTTTATGTAGCTCGGGAGGCTGAGCAAGAAGCCCTGGCTGAAGTGAACCGTGCTAAGGGAAAGGCCGAAGCCCAACGGTTATTAGCTGAAACCTTGAAAGATCAAGGGGGTAAGTTGGTGCTAGAAAAAGAAGCGATTGAAGCCTGGAGACAGGGCGGATCCCAAATGCCTCGTGTTTTGATTAGTGGCAGTGGCAAAGATGGTGGGCAGATGCCATTTCTCTTGAACCTCAATGGGGATAGTAAGGGATAA
- a CDS encoding cell wall metabolism sensor histidine kinase WalK, whose protein sequence is MFQTTRRRLALWYTGVTAILLLVFASGFYLYVRGTLIERVDDTLSHVVEVVQRSLVVEASNADLSPLDSPFIVNLEASFGDPPDAVDDDRIDLEWFSAEGDLLWSTLSEVLEVPIRLGYRGETVEIADDYLLRQLTQRVMLNGNVLGYLRVSHPWFEVTKPARQLFIDLSLGTSLLVGLVATTGWFLSGLAIEPIQDSYQHLKQFTADASHELRNPIALIQTNVQVALADPELEMPEQRQQLEVIERLTQRLGRLVDDLLFLARQDSGMLEIDYQPCPLDAVLMEVVEDQRALATSKGVHLHLHLEETGAEMVPSEEPFSVIGDYDQLVRLFTNLVSNGIQYTPAEGRVRVTLKQSLRQGIPYLKAMVEDEGLGIPAEAIPHVFDRFYRADPARQRSLISATQQPVSSGKVMGTGLGLAIAQAICHNHQGQMSVSSRLQQGTLFTVTLPQQLSRKIDVKSAPSEEINQLP, encoded by the coding sequence ATGTTCCAAACAACTCGACGGCGATTAGCACTCTGGTATACAGGAGTCACTGCAATTTTGCTGCTGGTTTTTGCTAGCGGCTTTTATCTGTATGTGCGAGGCACCCTGATTGAGCGGGTGGATGATACGTTGAGCCATGTGGTTGAGGTGGTCCAGCGTTCGCTCGTCGTTGAAGCGAGTAATGCTGATCTTTCCCCTCTAGACTCTCCGTTTATTGTCAATTTAGAAGCGAGCTTTGGCGATCCACCGGATGCGGTGGATGATGACCGAATTGACTTGGAATGGTTTAGTGCGGAGGGTGATTTGCTATGGTCAACTCTATCTGAAGTATTAGAGGTTCCCATTCGTTTGGGCTACCGTGGCGAAACGGTTGAAATCGCAGACGATTACTTGTTGCGGCAGCTCACCCAGCGGGTCATGTTGAATGGTAATGTGCTGGGCTATTTGAGGGTGAGCCATCCCTGGTTTGAAGTGACAAAACCTGCTCGTCAATTGTTTATTGACCTGAGCTTAGGGACGAGTTTGTTAGTCGGGTTAGTGGCGACGACAGGTTGGTTCCTCTCAGGGTTAGCTATTGAACCGATTCAAGACTCTTACCAGCATCTGAAGCAGTTTACAGCGGATGCCTCCCATGAGTTGCGAAATCCGATCGCATTGATCCAAACGAATGTGCAAGTGGCTTTAGCGGATCCGGAACTGGAGATGCCTGAGCAACGGCAGCAGCTGGAAGTGATTGAGCGGCTGACTCAGCGCCTGGGGCGCTTGGTGGATGACTTGTTGTTTTTAGCCCGCCAAGACAGTGGCATGCTCGAGATTGACTATCAACCTTGTCCGTTAGATGCTGTGTTGATGGAAGTGGTAGAAGACCAACGGGCTTTAGCGACGAGTAAGGGGGTTCATCTACATTTGCATTTAGAAGAGACAGGGGCAGAAATGGTCCCTAGTGAAGAGCCCTTTTCGGTAATTGGAGATTACGATCAGTTGGTCCGGTTGTTTACCAATTTGGTGAGTAATGGAATTCAATACACCCCTGCAGAGGGCAGAGTTAGGGTGACGCTCAAACAGTCTCTTCGACAAGGCATACCTTACCTAAAAGCGATGGTTGAAGATGAGGGGCTAGGCATCCCGGCGGAGGCAATTCCCCATGTGTTTGATCGGTTTTACCGAGCGGATCCGGCTCGACAGCGGTCGTTAATATCGGCGACTCAGCAACCTGTTTCTTCTGGCAAAGTGATGGGGACGGGATTGGGGCTTGCGATCGCACAAGCGATTTGCCACAATCACCAAGGCCAAATGAGCGTTAGCAGTAGATTGCAGCAGGGGACTCTCTTCACAGTGACCCTACCCCAGCAGCTCTCTAGAAAGATTGACGTTAAATCCGCGCCCTCGGAAGAGATAAATCAGCTACCCTGA
- the hemJ gene encoding protoporphyrinogen oxidase HemJ, giving the protein MAYFWFKAFHIIGVVVWFAGLFYLVRLFIYHVEANEEPEPAPAILKQQYTLMEKRLYSIITSPGMMVTVTMAIGMLVTQPDLLKQGWLQVKLAFVALLLMYHFYCRRLMKKLEEGTCGWSGQQLRALNEAPTLMLVAIVLLAVFKNSLPTDTTVWVIFAMVIAMVVTIQLYAKKRKRDKEKLALETASE; this is encoded by the coding sequence ATGGCTTACTTTTGGTTCAAAGCATTTCATATTATTGGCGTTGTTGTTTGGTTCGCAGGACTTTTTTATTTAGTTCGCTTATTTATCTATCACGTAGAAGCCAACGAAGAGCCAGAGCCTGCTCCTGCTATTCTCAAGCAGCAGTATACGCTGATGGAAAAGCGTCTTTATAGCATCATTACTAGTCCTGGCATGATGGTGACGGTGACGATGGCGATTGGCATGCTTGTCACCCAACCGGATTTGCTGAAGCAAGGATGGCTGCAGGTTAAATTAGCATTTGTCGCCTTGCTGCTGATGTACCACTTCTACTGTCGTCGGTTGATGAAAAAGCTAGAAGAAGGGACTTGTGGTTGGTCAGGGCAGCAGTTGAGGGCGTTAAATGAAGCGCCAACATTGATGCTAGTCGCCATTGTGCTGTTGGCGGTCTTCAAAAATAGTCTGCCAACGGATACAACAGTATGGGTGATTTTTGCCATGGTGATTGCCATGGTGGTGACAATTCAGCTCTATGCCAAGAAACGCAAACGAGATAAGGAAAAGCTGGCTTTAGAAACGGCATCAGAATAG
- the msrA gene encoding peptide-methionine (S)-S-oxide reductase MsrA: MALFGLFGKKLTLPTAEEALAGRTTPMPVADKHFVNGHALKPPFPEGMEQAMFGLGCFWGAERRFWQQEGVYVTAVGYASGVTPNPTYQEVCSGMTGHNEVVMVIFDPSKISYKSLLQVFWESHNPTQGMQQGNDVGTQYRSGVYTYSDQQKALALSSKKIYQDALKRAGLSEITTEVLDAPEFYYAEDYHQQYLAKNPGGYCGLGGTSVTCPPLVEV; encoded by the coding sequence ATGGCTCTTTTTGGATTATTTGGGAAAAAGCTCACGTTACCTACTGCAGAGGAGGCATTAGCAGGTCGAACAACGCCAATGCCTGTTGCTGACAAGCACTTTGTCAACGGTCATGCTCTCAAACCTCCTTTTCCTGAAGGAATGGAACAAGCCATGTTTGGTTTGGGTTGCTTTTGGGGAGCTGAGCGACGGTTTTGGCAGCAAGAAGGGGTGTATGTGACTGCTGTGGGCTATGCCAGTGGTGTAACGCCTAACCCAACATATCAAGAAGTCTGTTCAGGTATGACTGGGCATAACGAAGTGGTGATGGTCATTTTTGACCCCTCAAAAATTAGCTATAAAAGCTTGCTACAGGTGTTTTGGGAAAGCCATAATCCAACCCAAGGGATGCAGCAAGGGAATGATGTGGGCACGCAATATCGCTCTGGGGTTTACACCTATTCTGATCAGCAAAAAGCGCTAGCGTTATCTTCCAAGAAGATTTATCAGGACGCCTTAAAAAGAGCTGGCCTCAGCGAAATTACGACTGAAGTGTTGGATGCTCCCGAATTCTACTATGCGGAAGATTATCACCAGCAATACTTGGCAAAAAATCCGGGTGGCTATTGTGGATTAGGAGGGACTAGCGTGACATGCCCTCCTTTAGTAGAAGTATAA